From a region of the Hymenobacter jejuensis genome:
- a CDS encoding GH92 family glycosyl hydrolase: protein MKISGVFLLVSLFGLLAVPSHGQGSDVVHYVQSLSGSAPSTTASSTKHGHSTTEHLANTFPAVGVPFGMTQWTPQTRLTETKCVAPYYYADTLLTGFRASHWLSGSCTQDYGSLTIMPLTGKLKTSAQAYATSFSHRTETATPAYYKVALPQYQLSVELTATARCGLMQIVAAQDDSLYVLITPNSDQGQGFVQVDAQKGEVWGFNPVHRIYQGWGQPAGFSGYFVVQLERLGSRAGTYSGNHASTAISIQNQKDIGAFLGCKVRRGETLRLRVGTSFSSLEGARRNLAAEVPNWDFQTLVAQNHAAWQKALAQIRVETSKEQDKRIFYTALYHSLQQPRLFNDVDGTYPAFAGNAQRLKVAKGNYYDDFSMWDIYRAQLPLLELLQPRLANDLVQSMILKGQQGGWLPIFPCWNSYTAAMIGDHGTAFIASAYVRGIRDYDVQEAYRLMRRNAFDQPTQQEYLDGKGRRALPSYLKYGFVPLEDSVKDAFHKMEQVSRTLEYGFDDYALAQVAKGLGKTADYQALLKRSQAYRHIIDPATGLARGRYADGRWYAPFRPDVREFYITEGTPRQYTFYVPHDVPGLAQLMGGPAQLEAKLDSLFARGEYWHGNEPGHQIPFMYNYTAAPWKTQRAVRRILAEEYTDGPGGLSGNDDAGQMSAWYVFASLGLYPLNPASDEYQLCAPLFDRATVQLPGGKALEIIAKKASPEAMYIAGVKWNGKKHPYSYLRHAELTKGGRLELDLQMAPVTSWIQPPPPRLSQSSGK, encoded by the coding sequence TTGAAAATCAGCGGCGTATTTCTATTGGTCAGCCTATTTGGCCTGCTAGCTGTGCCCAGTCATGGGCAGGGCTCCGATGTAGTGCACTACGTGCAGTCCTTATCGGGCTCGGCACCCAGCACTACGGCCTCTTCTACCAAGCACGGACACAGCACGACCGAGCACCTGGCGAATACCTTTCCGGCCGTGGGCGTGCCCTTTGGGATGACGCAATGGACGCCTCAAACGCGACTTACCGAAACCAAGTGTGTAGCGCCCTACTACTATGCCGATACGCTTTTAACTGGCTTTCGGGCCAGTCACTGGCTGAGTGGCTCCTGCACCCAGGACTACGGCAGCCTGACGATCATGCCGCTCACGGGGAAGCTAAAAACCTCGGCCCAGGCGTACGCCACGTCTTTTTCGCACCGCACGGAAACCGCCACGCCGGCTTACTATAAAGTAGCCCTGCCCCAGTACCAACTCAGCGTGGAGCTGACGGCCACGGCCCGGTGCGGGCTGATGCAGATTGTGGCGGCCCAAGACGACAGTCTGTACGTGCTCATCACGCCCAACAGCGACCAGGGTCAGGGCTTCGTTCAGGTAGACGCGCAAAAAGGCGAAGTATGGGGCTTTAACCCCGTGCACCGCATTTACCAGGGCTGGGGACAACCAGCGGGGTTCAGCGGCTACTTCGTGGTGCAGCTGGAGCGGCTGGGCAGCCGCGCCGGCACCTATAGCGGTAACCACGCCTCCACAGCGATTAGCATTCAAAACCAAAAAGATATTGGGGCTTTTCTCGGCTGTAAAGTACGTCGGGGCGAGACGCTGCGCCTGCGCGTGGGCACGTCCTTCAGCAGCCTCGAAGGCGCCCGCCGAAACCTGGCGGCCGAAGTACCCAACTGGGATTTTCAAACTCTGGTCGCGCAGAACCACGCGGCCTGGCAAAAAGCCCTGGCGCAGATTCGGGTAGAAACCTCCAAAGAGCAGGACAAACGCATTTTCTATACCGCTCTCTACCACAGCCTCCAGCAGCCCCGGCTGTTCAACGACGTGGACGGCACCTACCCGGCCTTCGCGGGCAATGCCCAACGCCTGAAGGTGGCGAAAGGAAACTACTACGACGATTTTTCGATGTGGGACATCTACCGGGCGCAGTTGCCGCTGCTGGAATTGCTGCAACCCCGGCTGGCGAACGACCTGGTGCAGTCGATGATCCTAAAAGGTCAGCAGGGCGGCTGGCTCCCCATTTTTCCGTGCTGGAACAGTTACACAGCAGCCATGATCGGCGACCACGGCACGGCCTTTATCGCTTCCGCGTACGTGCGGGGCATCCGCGACTACGACGTGCAGGAGGCCTACCGCCTGATGCGCCGCAATGCCTTTGACCAGCCTACACAACAAGAATATCTTGACGGCAAAGGCCGCCGGGCCCTGCCCTCCTACCTGAAATACGGCTTCGTGCCCCTGGAAGATAGCGTGAAGGACGCCTTCCACAAAATGGAGCAGGTGAGCCGCACGCTGGAATACGGCTTTGACGATTACGCCTTGGCCCAGGTCGCGAAAGGTCTGGGCAAAACAGCTGATTACCAGGCGTTGCTCAAACGCTCGCAGGCTTACCGCCACATCATCGACCCGGCTACCGGATTGGCAAGAGGCCGCTACGCCGACGGCCGCTGGTACGCGCCTTTCCGGCCCGATGTACGCGAGTTCTACATCACGGAAGGCACGCCCCGGCAGTACACCTTCTATGTGCCCCACGATGTGCCAGGCCTGGCTCAACTGATGGGCGGCCCCGCCCAGCTGGAAGCGAAGCTCGATAGCTTGTTTGCCCGCGGGGAGTATTGGCACGGCAACGAACCCGGCCACCAGATCCCATTCATGTACAACTACACGGCCGCGCCCTGGAAAACCCAACGGGCTGTGCGCCGCATCTTGGCCGAAGAGTACACGGACGGCCCGGGTGGCCTGAGCGGCAACGACGACGCGGGGCAGATGTCGGCCTGGTACGTGTTTGCCTCCCTCGGCCTCTACCCGCTCAACCCGGCTTCCGATGAGTACCAATTGTGCGCCCCGCTATTCGACCGCGCTACCGTGCAGCTACCGGGTGGCAAGGCCCTGGAAATCATTGCGAAAAAAGCTAGTCCGGAAGCGATGTATATCGCCGGGGTGAAGTGGAACGGCAAGAAACACCCTTACAGCTATCTGCGCCATGCCGAGTTAACCAAAGGAGGACGGCTCGAACTGGACTTACAGATGGCACCCGTCACAAGCTGGATTCAACCACCACCACCTCGGCTATCCCAATCATCTGGCAAGTAA
- a CDS encoding glycoside hydrolase family 28 protein, translated as MLRKSLLIITLLVHICAFGQRKTLTITAYGAKGDGQTNSTAAIQKAIEEVSRQGGGRVIVPAGKFVTGPLVLKSGVELHLVKGATLLGSTRRLDYGTVAASLVTAQNQQNVAITGQGTIDGRGRELVQDLLVQLRAGVLDDPEWKAKRPTEKNRPQLLMLTGCRQVRVTGVTLKDAACWVQAYRECTDVVVDSIRVESTAYWNNDGIDFVDCKNVKLSNSFFNAADDGICLKSENPKASCDNITVTNCTVRSSASAFKLGTGSLGGFRNITVRGLTVYDTFRSAIALETVDGAFLEDIDIQNVTAKNTGNAIFLRLGHRKGEAPGTLRRVYIGNVKVQVPAGKPDKGYEIEGPVFKEPHNVNPSSITGLPGHPVQDVTLENIDITYEGGNSKTLAYASLDSLAAVPERTPNYPEFSMFGELPAYGFYVRHAQGLTLKNVRVSLNGADYRPAFVFDDVQKLALQQVTVPKSPVQPTIVLHDVPGPIFKQVSVPGDKPQAILVRGQQKQVAP; from the coding sequence ATGCTACGCAAGTCGTTGCTTATCATTACTTTGCTAGTTCATATCTGTGCATTTGGGCAAAGAAAGACGCTTACCATCACTGCTTACGGAGCCAAGGGTGATGGCCAAACCAACAGCACGGCCGCTATCCAGAAAGCCATTGAGGAAGTTTCGAGGCAAGGCGGAGGCCGCGTAATAGTGCCCGCAGGTAAGTTTGTTACCGGACCGCTGGTGCTCAAGTCAGGCGTCGAGCTGCACCTGGTTAAAGGCGCCACGCTGCTCGGCAGCACCCGCCGTCTCGACTACGGCACCGTGGCGGCTTCGCTCGTTACCGCCCAAAACCAGCAGAACGTGGCCATTACCGGCCAAGGCACCATCGACGGACGCGGGCGAGAACTGGTGCAGGACCTGCTGGTGCAACTGCGGGCGGGCGTGCTCGACGACCCCGAGTGGAAAGCAAAACGCCCCACCGAGAAAAACCGTCCGCAGCTGCTCATGCTCACAGGCTGCCGGCAAGTGCGCGTGACCGGCGTCACGCTTAAGGATGCCGCCTGCTGGGTGCAAGCCTACCGGGAATGCACCGACGTGGTGGTCGACAGCATTCGGGTGGAAAGCACCGCCTACTGGAACAACGACGGCATTGACTTCGTGGATTGCAAGAATGTAAAGCTCAGCAACAGCTTCTTCAACGCGGCCGACGACGGCATCTGCCTGAAATCGGAAAATCCGAAAGCGAGTTGCGACAACATTACCGTGACCAACTGCACCGTTCGCTCCAGCGCGAGTGCCTTCAAGCTGGGCACGGGCTCACTGGGCGGCTTTCGCAACATTACCGTGCGCGGCCTGACCGTGTACGACACCTTCCGCTCAGCCATTGCGCTGGAAACCGTGGATGGAGCCTTTTTAGAAGATATTGATATTCAAAACGTTACCGCCAAAAACACGGGCAACGCCATTTTCCTGCGCCTGGGCCACCGCAAGGGCGAGGCGCCTGGCACGTTGCGCCGCGTGTACATTGGCAACGTGAAAGTGCAGGTGCCTGCCGGCAAACCCGACAAAGGCTACGAAATCGAAGGGCCGGTGTTTAAGGAGCCGCACAACGTTAATCCTTCGTCCATTACGGGCCTGCCTGGGCACCCGGTGCAGGACGTAACGCTGGAAAACATCGACATCACCTACGAAGGCGGCAACAGCAAGACGCTAGCCTACGCCAGCCTCGATTCGCTGGCCGCGGTGCCCGAGCGCACGCCCAACTACCCCGAGTTTTCGATGTTCGGCGAACTGCCGGCTTATGGCTTCTACGTGCGCCACGCCCAGGGCCTTACGCTCAAGAACGTGCGCGTCAGCCTCAACGGGGCCGACTACCGGCCCGCCTTCGTTTTTGACGACGTACAAAAGCTTGCCTTGCAACAGGTTACAGTGCCAAAGTCACCCGTTCAGCCTACCATCGTGCTCCACGACGTGCCAGGCCCGATCTTTAAGCAAGTGAGCGTGCCTGGTGATAAGCCGCAAGCCATTCTGGTGCGCGGCCAACAGAAGCAGGTAGCGCCGTAG